From Alteribacter keqinensis, one genomic window encodes:
- a CDS encoding DUF5658 family protein, with protein sequence MKKLLLSTALLNMTDALLTVAGIRMGEIEEANPVMAWAYAIDPLFFLTVKFVLTATAIILIPVLHYPLRKSIAGMVIVAFTGYVFVHGIHLAWIGLWFGVW encoded by the coding sequence ATGAAAAAGCTTTTGTTAAGTACAGCTCTGCTTAATATGACCGATGCTTTGCTTACGGTAGCAGGGATAAGGATGGGAGAGATTGAAGAAGCGAATCCGGTCATGGCATGGGCCTATGCCATCGATCCGTTGTTCTTTTTAACAGTCAAATTCGTGCTTACAGCAACAGCAATCATCCTTATTCCTGTGTTGCATTACCCACTGAGAAAGTCCATCGCGGGTATGGTGATCGTTGCTTTTACCGGGTATGTGTTCGTTCACGGCATTCATTTAGCATGGATTGGGTTATGGTTCGGGGTGTGGTGA
- a CDS encoding diacylglycerol kinase gives MKKARLIYNPSSGRENFKRNIPYILERLEKSGYEASTHATTGKDCAKRAAGLAADRNFDLVIAAGGDGTINEVINGMAEKEDRPKLGLIPAGTTNDFARALQIPKEIEGSCDVICDGLEKSIDIGKIESQYFINIAGGGTLTELTYEVPSRLKTMMGQLAYYVKGFEKLPRIRPNHVTIEYDGKWFEGEIMLFLVTNTNSVGGFEKLAPKAFINDGLFDMLILKKTNLADVVRLTGAALRGEHINDERVIYVQANRIKIHSQNEMQLNLDGEYGGKLPGEFVNLHNHFTMMVPNKPLSNFQELY, from the coding sequence ATGAAAAAAGCCAGACTGATCTATAACCCTTCTTCAGGGCGTGAAAACTTCAAACGCAACATTCCATATATATTAGAGAGGCTCGAAAAGAGCGGGTATGAAGCATCGACACATGCGACTACCGGGAAAGATTGTGCAAAGCGGGCAGCGGGACTTGCAGCAGACCGGAATTTTGACCTCGTAATTGCTGCCGGCGGAGACGGAACAATTAATGAAGTGATTAACGGTATGGCGGAAAAAGAGGACCGTCCAAAACTGGGTCTGATCCCTGCAGGCACAACAAATGATTTTGCCAGAGCCCTTCAGATTCCAAAAGAAATTGAAGGATCCTGCGACGTCATTTGTGACGGTCTTGAAAAGTCTATCGATATCGGAAAAATTGAAAGTCAGTACTTTATCAATATTGCCGGAGGCGGAACGCTGACCGAGCTCACATATGAAGTGCCGAGCAGGCTGAAAACGATGATGGGCCAGCTGGCGTATTACGTGAAAGGTTTTGAAAAACTGCCTCGGATTCGTCCGAACCACGTCACGATCGAATATGACGGTAAGTGGTTTGAGGGTGAGATCATGCTGTTTTTAGTGACGAACACTAATTCAGTAGGTGGTTTTGAGAAGCTTGCTCCAAAAGCATTCATCAATGACGGACTGTTTGATATGCTGATCCTGAAAAAGACAAACCTTGCGGATGTAGTGAGACTCACAGGTGCTGCTCTACGCGGTGAGCACATCAATGACGAGCGGGTCATATATGTTCAGGCAAACAGAATTAAGATTCACTCGCAAAATGAAATGCAGTTGAACCTTGACGGGGAATACGGAGGGAAACTTCCGGGGGAATTTGTAAATCTCCATAATCACTTTACGATGATGGTACCGAACAAACCATTGTCAAACTTTCAGGAACTTTATTAA
- a CDS encoding DUF418 domain-containing protein, with the protein MNERQERFTPLEPGERLSHVDSLRGFALFGILLVNSMYFQYGMFSFERFAETFRTADSSVAAFLSLFFEGSFYPLFSMLFGFGAVMIWQRTQEKGRSFGGLFFRRMVILAFLGLLHTYLIWDGDILLTYGLSGLFLLLFIKCKPATILGWAVGTFLLIGLPGLIPDDGSIGDMDFTTIQEQEISALSEGTYTDALIYRVTADPFQDMEGGYAVAVFMSIFMGLQIIALFLTGAYLAKKGWIHRPAEHRRTLIRIASIFFPLGLTLKGAYVFTGNNQLEYLSMIFGGPFLTLGYIAAFLLLHQAGVFARLFTAFGYVGRMALSNYLSQSVIMTLLYFNYGFGLFAELGLIIGTFIVIVVFVLQILASRWWLSWFAYGPVEWFWRVGTYMRPQSLKRK; encoded by the coding sequence ATGAATGAACGACAGGAGAGGTTTACGCCTCTGGAGCCGGGAGAGCGGCTTTCTCATGTTGACAGTCTGAGGGGCTTTGCTTTATTCGGGATTTTACTCGTTAACAGTATGTATTTTCAGTATGGCATGTTCAGCTTTGAGCGTTTTGCCGAGACTTTCAGGACAGCTGACAGCAGCGTAGCCGCTTTCCTTTCTCTTTTCTTTGAAGGGAGCTTTTATCCGCTCTTCTCCATGCTGTTTGGATTTGGTGCGGTCATGATCTGGCAGCGGACTCAGGAAAAGGGCCGTTCGTTTGGCGGGCTGTTTTTCCGTCGTATGGTGATTCTTGCTTTTCTCGGTCTTCTCCACACGTATCTCATCTGGGATGGAGACATTTTACTTACATACGGACTCAGCGGTCTGTTTCTTCTTTTATTTATTAAATGTAAGCCGGCAACGATACTCGGTTGGGCGGTCGGTACCTTTTTACTCATCGGCCTGCCGGGGCTTATTCCAGACGACGGTTCTATAGGAGACATGGACTTCACAACCATTCAGGAACAGGAAATCTCCGCGCTCTCTGAAGGGACGTATACGGACGCCCTCATATACAGGGTCACAGCCGACCCGTTTCAGGATATGGAAGGTGGGTATGCTGTTGCGGTCTTCATGTCCATTTTTATGGGGCTTCAGATTATCGCACTCTTCCTTACTGGCGCTTACCTGGCCAAAAAAGGATGGATTCACAGGCCGGCCGAGCACAGGCGGACTCTTATCAGAATCGCTTCGATTTTCTTTCCACTTGGCCTAACATTAAAGGGAGCTTACGTCTTTACAGGTAACAATCAGCTCGAGTATTTAAGTATGATTTTCGGCGGTCCGTTTTTAACACTAGGATACATTGCCGCCTTTCTCCTTCTTCACCAGGCCGGCGTGTTTGCAAGATTGTTTACCGCCTTTGGCTACGTTGGAAGAATGGCGCTCAGCAACTACCTGAGCCAGTCAGTCATCATGACGCTTCTGTATTTTAATTATGGGTTTGGGTTATTTGCTGAACTCGGGTTAATCATAGGCACTTTCATTGTGATTGTTGTTTTCGTCCTTCAAATCCTCGCAAGCCGCTGGTGGCTAAGCTGGTTTGCCTACGGGCCGGTGGAATGGTTCTGGCGTGTCGGCACGTATATGCGGCCTCAATCGTTAAAAAGAAAATAA
- a CDS encoding alanine/glycine:cation symporter family protein, producing MNGEGNSFVGAIEWIVDGANDILWTYVLIALLIGLGIYFTIRSNFVQFRLFGEMFKVITEKSTISKEGKRGVSSFQAFCISTASRVGTGNLAGVALAVSLGGPGAVFWMWLIALLGAATAFIESTLAQVYKVKDGENFRGGPAYYMEKALKARWLGISFAILITLCFGFIFNMVQANTISHAFENAYGVNRAVVGAVLALLAGLIFFGGVQRIAKVTQVIVPVMAVIYLVFALGISIVNITELPAVISLIIANAFGLEEVVGGGLGAALMQGIRRGLFSNEAGMGSVPNAAATADVKHPAKQGLVQSLGVFVDTLVICTATAFVILLTDVYTLGEEEGIAITQMALSEHIGGWAVSFLAIAILLFAFSSIVGNYYYGETNMEFVKKNKFLINFYRFAVMGMVFLGALAELSLVWNMADLFMGLMAVMNLAVIAILGKLALKVLKDYQEQRKTQSEPVFRADRIEGLTSTECWDGEEEQRQAK from the coding sequence ATGAATGGAGAAGGTAATTCCTTTGTCGGTGCAATAGAATGGATCGTCGACGGTGCCAATGATATCCTTTGGACTTATGTTCTGATTGCTTTACTCATTGGATTGGGTATTTATTTTACTATACGATCAAACTTTGTTCAGTTCCGTCTGTTTGGCGAAATGTTCAAGGTTATTACAGAGAAAAGCACGATCTCAAAAGAAGGAAAACGCGGTGTTTCGTCCTTTCAGGCATTCTGTATCAGTACGGCCTCCCGGGTCGGTACAGGGAACCTGGCCGGGGTAGCCCTTGCAGTGTCGCTTGGTGGTCCCGGAGCCGTATTCTGGATGTGGCTAATCGCCCTCCTCGGTGCTGCAACTGCCTTTATTGAAAGTACATTAGCTCAGGTTTATAAGGTGAAAGACGGAGAGAATTTCCGTGGCGGACCTGCCTACTATATGGAAAAAGCTCTTAAAGCCCGCTGGCTCGGAATATCTTTTGCTATTTTAATTACATTATGTTTCGGTTTCATTTTTAACATGGTACAAGCCAACACCATTTCTCATGCATTTGAAAATGCCTATGGCGTTAACCGCGCTGTTGTCGGTGCCGTACTTGCGCTACTAGCCGGTCTGATTTTCTTTGGCGGTGTTCAGCGTATTGCTAAAGTAACTCAGGTTATTGTACCGGTGATGGCGGTCATTTACCTTGTATTTGCGCTTGGTATTTCCATTGTAAATATTACAGAACTGCCGGCTGTAATCAGCTTAATCATTGCCAACGCATTTGGTCTTGAAGAAGTTGTCGGCGGGGGACTCGGTGCCGCACTCATGCAAGGTATACGCCGAGGCTTATTCTCCAACGAAGCCGGTATGGGTAGTGTGCCAAACGCTGCTGCCACAGCTGACGTTAAGCACCCTGCCAAACAAGGTCTTGTGCAGTCACTCGGTGTATTCGTTGATACACTCGTTATCTGTACAGCAACAGCTTTTGTCATCCTTCTGACTGACGTGTACACACTCGGTGAAGAAGAAGGTATCGCGATTACCCAGATGGCTCTAAGTGAACATATCGGTGGATGGGCTGTCTCGTTCCTTGCCATTGCGATCCTGCTGTTTGCGTTCAGCTCCATTGTAGGTAACTACTATTACGGTGAAACAAACATGGAGTTTGTGAAGAAAAACAAATTCCTGATCAACTTCTACCGTTTTGCTGTAATGGGTATGGTTTTCCTTGGTGCTCTTGCCGAGCTCAGCCTAGTATGGAACATGGCTGACTTGTTCATGGGCCTCATGGCCGTCATGAACTTAGCCGTGATTGCTATTCTTGGTAAACTGGCTCTTAAAGTGCTTAAAGATTACCAGGAGCAACGTAAAACCCAAAGTGAGCCGGTATTTAGGGCAGATCGTATTGAAGGTCTGACAAGTACAGAATGCTGGGATGGCGAGGAAGAACAGCGCCAGGCAAAATAA
- a CDS encoding YtxH domain-containing protein — MGKGMGIGFVLGSAAAGITALLMAPKSGSAARHELKIRYYEQRKCLERTFEEIKLEASRLESVYDSVKTHVAEEMDAITADAVKAAHEEVHVNSSQKLLPPAEQAF; from the coding sequence ATGGGTAAAGGCATGGGAATCGGATTTGTATTAGGCAGTGCTGCCGCTGGAATAACGGCTTTACTGATGGCACCAAAGTCCGGCTCAGCTGCCCGTCACGAATTGAAAATCCGTTACTACGAACAGAGAAAATGTCTTGAACGGACGTTTGAGGAAATCAAACTGGAAGCCAGTCGTTTGGAAAGCGTCTATGATTCCGTAAAAACTCACGTTGCAGAAGAAATGGATGCCATTACAGCTGATGCTGTTAAAGCTGCCCATGAAGAAGTACACGTAAATAGCAGTCAGAAACTGCTGCCGCCCGCCGAACAGGCCTTTTAA
- a CDS encoding DUF948 domain-containing protein has translation MDFLGIGIFIIALAFAGLVVYLAKVLSKLTEVLTHTAKTVENLEGQIGEITSETKLTLYNTNETIADVNHKLTQLDPIFYIVNDVGESAHRVTSSLVKLSKRTQSDVDKGATKIDEKDIRGWMRTASFVYYLVKKRKEKKAAAEKVNEQHRMDVEVEVADELQREHMNV, from the coding sequence TTGGACTTTTTAGGCATTGGAATTTTTATTATCGCATTGGCATTTGCAGGACTCGTGGTTTATCTCGCAAAGGTGTTATCAAAACTTACAGAAGTACTGACCCACACGGCAAAAACCGTTGAGAATCTCGAGGGACAGATTGGTGAAATAACGAGCGAAACGAAGCTCACTCTTTATAACACAAACGAAACAATTGCAGATGTAAATCACAAGCTCACACAGCTTGACCCGATCTTCTACATCGTCAATGACGTAGGGGAGTCCGCTCATCGCGTCACTTCGTCTCTTGTGAAACTCTCCAAGCGCACACAAAGTGATGTGGATAAAGGAGCAACCAAGATTGACGAGAAAGATATACGCGGCTGGATGCGCACCGCTTCCTTTGTTTACTACCTTGTGAAAAAACGTAAAGAGAAAAAAGCAGCAGCGGAAAAAGTAAATGAACAGCACCGTATGGATGTAGAGGTTGAAGTAGCTGATGAGCTTCAGCGCGAACATATGAACGTATAG
- a CDS encoding DUF5665 domain-containing protein produces MPLTREQESRKVPAKHRKEAESKEEQERLEKLLDKIEEMTTKGHLKDIAYHFTNKREVIKTNLLAGMARGVGLTVGTAIFIGLLVLILTQIVSLPIVGEYIAGLLDMIDTYRTTD; encoded by the coding sequence ATGCCCCTTACAAGAGAACAGGAAAGCCGTAAAGTACCCGCTAAACACCGCAAGGAAGCAGAATCAAAAGAAGAACAGGAGCGCCTTGAGAAGCTTCTTGATAAAATTGAGGAAATGACCACAAAGGGGCATTTAAAGGATATTGCCTATCATTTCACGAATAAACGGGAAGTGATTAAAACAAATCTGCTTGCAGGTATGGCGCGTGGAGTCGGCTTGACGGTGGGAACCGCAATCTTTATCGGCCTCCTCGTACTCATTCTCACTCAGATTGTTTCTTTGCCGATTGTCGGGGAGTATATTGCCGGACTTCTTGATATGATTGATACGTACCGTACAACAGACTAA
- a CDS encoding YihY/virulence factor BrkB family protein, with translation MVKWITQFFHKLKEGQVIDLSAQLAFYFLLMFVPFLLFGLALLSFFPIDGKVLLEYVSAMAPGEVGTIIARNEDMLLGIRHGGFLSFGLLLSVFATTNSLHATIRALNLAHHQKEERSFLRIRMLSLFFAILIIAAILIQLILPFFIVTLDRYVASVFHIPSGILASWEWIVWFVSTVTVFGVLVFLYKLGPNVTSSFKQVVPGAIFATLGWQVTSFGMSLYVQYMANLSALHGTLSSVIILIIWFYLVGFVLLTGGLINAMETRQDPLPS, from the coding sequence ATGGTGAAATGGATAACTCAGTTTTTTCACAAATTAAAAGAAGGCCAGGTGATTGATTTATCCGCCCAGCTGGCATTTTATTTTCTCCTTATGTTTGTGCCGTTTCTCCTCTTCGGGCTGGCACTTCTCAGCTTTTTCCCCATCGATGGCAAAGTCCTGCTTGAGTATGTGTCTGCTATGGCACCCGGAGAAGTGGGAACCATCATTGCCAGAAACGAGGACATGCTTCTTGGAATCAGACATGGCGGCTTTCTTTCGTTCGGACTCCTGTTATCCGTCTTCGCTACAACAAACAGCCTGCATGCTACCATAAGAGCACTAAACCTTGCTCATCACCAAAAAGAAGAACGCTCTTTTTTACGCATCAGGATGCTGTCACTCTTTTTTGCCATTCTCATTATCGCGGCAATCCTTATCCAGCTCATCCTTCCGTTTTTTATCGTCACACTCGACCGTTATGTGGCCTCGGTGTTTCACATTCCCAGCGGTATTCTTGCTTCATGGGAATGGATTGTGTGGTTTGTGAGTACAGTTACTGTTTTCGGGGTTCTCGTGTTTTTGTACAAGCTTGGTCCTAATGTAACGTCATCCTTTAAACAAGTTGTTCCCGGCGCAATTTTCGCCACTCTCGGGTGGCAGGTTACGTCCTTTGGCATGTCACTGTATGTGCAGTATATGGCGAACCTGTCTGCTCTTCACGGAACACTGAGCAGCGTAATCATTCTCATTATCTGGTTCTACCTCGTCGGATTCGTTCTCCTTACAGGAGGTCTGATTAATGCCATGGAGACAAGACAAGATCCCCTCCCATCCTGA
- a CDS encoding cytidylyltransferase domain-containing protein produces the protein MNSKNRTVALIPARGGSKSIPYKNIKQFNGKPLIAWTIEAALKTPEIDRVIVSTDDKKISEVSKKYGAEVFHRDKELASDFALPIDVIRSVISRLKTEGAAFETMVYLEPTSPLRIPKDIQETLQLINHSEQPTRYRSAATYTTAELNPHRAWKIAGGTPQAFIGGANPWLPRQLLPEAYQLNGAVYAFCIGDIDEKAVHLLPEPSGAVLMPEERSIDIDNEIDFMLAELLHRREYNVEP, from the coding sequence ATGAACAGTAAGAACCGAACAGTAGCTCTCATCCCTGCACGAGGGGGGAGCAAAAGCATTCCGTACAAAAACATAAAACAATTTAATGGTAAGCCTTTAATCGCCTGGACCATTGAAGCAGCATTAAAAACGCCGGAAATTGACCGTGTCATCGTTTCTACGGATGATAAGAAAATCAGTGAAGTGTCAAAAAAGTACGGGGCTGAAGTTTTCCATCGTGATAAAGAGCTGGCTTCAGATTTCGCCTTGCCGATTGATGTAATAAGGAGTGTTATTTCAAGACTGAAAACGGAAGGGGCCGCCTTTGAAACGATGGTTTATCTGGAACCCACAAGCCCTCTTAGAATCCCGAAAGACATACAGGAAACTTTACAACTTATCAATCATTCAGAGCAACCAACCCGTTATCGGTCGGCTGCTACTTATACAACAGCTGAATTAAATCCCCATAGAGCCTGGAAAATTGCAGGAGGAACACCACAAGCCTTTATTGGAGGAGCTAACCCGTGGCTTCCGAGACAATTACTGCCTGAAGCCTACCAATTAAATGGAGCCGTATATGCTTTTTGCATAGGTGATATTGATGAAAAGGCGGTTCACCTGCTCCCGGAACCTTCGGGTGCTGTTTTAATGCCCGAAGAACGTTCAATTGATATCGACAATGAAATTGATTTCATGCTGGCAGAGTTATTGCATAGGAGGGAGTACAACGTTGAACCTTGA
- a CDS encoding SDR family oxidoreductase: MNLDELFTLKGKIALVTGGAGYLGTEISATLAELGATVIVASRNYNKCQKKCEEIQKSLPKGGDLFPLTLDLMNKVSIDHCFKKIEDQFGSLDILVNNAWSGNKNSFETITDQDWEYDIDMSLNSVFYCTKKAVKGLIEKKGVILNVTSMYGHVAPDYRIYDGKEFTNPPSYGAAKAGVIQFSKYLASFLSPHGIRVNCLSPGPFPHEQTQENKEFIQKLASKNPMNRIGKAYEIKGAVALLCTNASSYMTGQNICVDGGWAVW; encoded by the coding sequence TTGAACCTTGATGAATTATTTACATTAAAGGGGAAGATTGCACTTGTCACAGGGGGAGCGGGTTATTTAGGAACTGAAATCAGTGCAACATTAGCGGAACTGGGAGCAACGGTGATAGTAGCAAGCCGGAACTACAATAAATGTCAAAAAAAATGTGAAGAAATACAAAAAAGCCTTCCAAAAGGGGGAGATCTCTTTCCGCTTACACTTGATTTAATGAACAAAGTGTCTATCGATCATTGCTTTAAAAAAATTGAAGACCAATTTGGCAGCCTTGACATCCTTGTAAACAATGCCTGGTCGGGTAACAAGAATTCATTTGAAACGATAACAGACCAAGATTGGGAATATGACATTGATATGAGTTTAAATTCAGTATTTTATTGTACTAAGAAAGCAGTGAAGGGGCTGATTGAAAAGAAAGGCGTTATATTGAATGTCACGTCCATGTACGGGCACGTTGCACCTGATTACCGAATTTATGATGGAAAAGAATTTACCAACCCCCCAAGTTATGGAGCAGCAAAAGCAGGAGTCATCCAATTCTCAAAGTATTTAGCAAGTTTCTTGTCTCCACATGGAATTCGTGTGAATTGCCTGAGCCCTGGTCCTTTTCCACACGAACAAACACAGGAAAACAAGGAATTTATTCAAAAGCTGGCTTCTAAGAACCCTATGAACAGAATAGGGAAAGCATATGAAATAAAGGGAGCTGTGGCACTTTTATGTACAAATGCCTCAAGCTATATGACAGGACAGAATATCTGCGTTGATGGTGGATGGGCTGTATGGTAA